The Marinomonas profundi DNA segment AACGTCGACAAAACTTCATACCGAACGCATGGAAAGTCATCACACTAGGGGAACGAAAATGCCCAGCCGTCATCAGTCGCTTGCTCAAACGCTCGGAGAACTCTTCCTGGGCGCTTTTATTGAACATAAACACGCCAATCTGAGATGGATCCACACCCTGAGCCAATAAATGCTCAATACGAGAAATTAAGGTGGTGGTTTTACCCGCCCCCGCCACCGCGATGACTTTCGCGGGCGTCGTAAGGTCATGATGCACAACACGCGTTTGCTCATCGGTTAACGAGGTGATTACCTCAGTATTGGGCTGTACTTGTATCAAAATAATCTTGCCTAGTATTTAATTGCTAATCTTCAAACAGCTTGCCGATTTCACGAAACGCGAGATGTTCTTTACCCGCGATCTTAGCGATGGATTCGCCACACACTACCAAACGTCGCTGCACTCGGGCGAAAAACACGCCATTGGTACGTGCAATAAGAGGATAACTAGAAGTTTCCACATCATCGTCCATCAAGTTCACTACTTCACCAATCACCTCGCCCGCTTCCACGGCTTCGCCAATGGCTTTGTGATAACAGACAATGCCAGCGCACGGCGCTTTGACTAGATCCATCGCATCCAGCGGATAATATTCAACTTCACTGCCATCAATAACGGGCGCTTTGCCCGTTATCACTTCTCGCAGCACCAGATAGTCGAATAAGGCTTGCGCATCGTGCTCGGCAAACGCATTGGAAATATCATTTTCGCCGCGTAATTCTACCGTTAAAGAGCGGCTTCCCCAAGGAATCAAATGGGCGTAATGAGCTTTTAAATCACGCCATACGCTAACGTTGGTTTCATCAAACGAAGCCGCGCCCGTTTCCAATTCAGACAAAGCGACTTTCGCCCCTAACAGCGCCAATAATGGCTTAAAATGCTCTTCAAATTCTTGCGCCACATAGGCGTGCATACAGGCCTCACCAGAACAATGCAGGTCAATCACTTCATCCGCATCCATCGACAAAGCCAACAGGGTTTTCTTCATGCCTTGCAGCTCTGTGGTTTCAGGTAATAGACACAATTCTTCATGAATCGCTTGGCGAACCAGATCGATATTACGTTCAATATCTCCCGTCACATCGCCCTTGATGCGCTTTTCTACTTTCGCGCCCAACTGTGGCCAGTTACGGTTAAAATTGCCGCCGCCGTCAGAAAACGCAAAACGCCCAGGAATATAACCATGAAAATTTTGTGCTAGACCAATCGGGTTCGCCACGGGAACAATGACAATCTCACCTTGAATTAGTCCAGCGTCGTCGGCTTTTTTCAATTTTCTCAGCAAGGTGTTAAGCACCAAAAATCCCGGCCATTCATCAGCGTGCAAGCCGGCCTGAAAATACACTTTTGGACGTGCGCCCGCTTCGCCAAAATGATGGGCTTTTAAAATACGCTGGGTGCCCGGTGTCGCGCTCGGCAGTACATGAGAGTAAATTTGATAAGACATAACACCTCGCATAATCCAATAAACAGCCGTAAAAACACTCGCCCAATTTTTGCCAGCTCATGGTACGCTAAAACGCATTTTTAATAAAAACCAATTCCTTAAATAAAAGACTGTAAGAAATTTC contains these protein-coding regions:
- a CDS encoding succinylglutamate desuccinylase/aspartoacylase family protein, giving the protein MSYQIYSHVLPSATPGTQRILKAHHFGEAGARPKVYFQAGLHADEWPGFLVLNTLLRKLKKADDAGLIQGEIVIVPVANPIGLAQNFHGYIPGRFAFSDGGGNFNRNWPQLGAKVEKRIKGDVTGDIERNIDLVRQAIHEELCLLPETTELQGMKKTLLALSMDADEVIDLHCSGEACMHAYVAQEFEEHFKPLLALLGAKVALSELETGAASFDETNVSVWRDLKAHYAHLIPWGSRSLTVELRGENDISNAFAEHDAQALFDYLVLREVITGKAPVIDGSEVEYYPLDAMDLVKAPCAGIVCYHKAIGEAVEAGEVIGEVVNLMDDDVETSSYPLIARTNGVFFARVQRRLVVCGESIAKIAGKEHLAFREIGKLFED